In Vanessa tameamea isolate UH-Manoa-2023 chromosome 19, ilVanTame1 primary haplotype, whole genome shotgun sequence, one genomic interval encodes:
- the LOC113397020 gene encoding DNA polymerase iota — MDDRNMETSSSTFTEVSSDHSKSIIHIDVDCFYAQVEMVRKPELRSLPLGIQQKNIVVTSNYEARKFGIRKCMLVSDALKVCPNLKLVSGEDLHDYRAASNKIFTLLQSWKCPVEKLGMDENFIDVTNLVQEKLKTLNVTSITLSGHVFSESSSECLCGCHRRLKVASQIANEMRHKIYDELGFTTCAGIAHNKLLAKLVCPFKKPNDQTTVFPEHGATFMTTFQSVRSIPSIGSKTAEALISQKIITVSDLQEVSLDVLKKHFSGDMAVRLKSLSAGEDNTPVKQSGRPQSIGLEDSFKTVSVKSEVEEKFGALLQRLLILVREDGRIPVSLRVTLRKKDVKRLSSHRESRQCQVSPSIFTINSGTLTVTEAGQQKLMSMIMRLFNKLIDLSKPFHLTLVGLAFTKFQERMTGRSSIVNYLMNDISVQSVLNIQNDCDTSASSMDYSAASPSSSTTTDLSDGEVEPSPKKPKKVNWIAKRRCLSKEEVASPSKLKVGELRLNSKELEKVSELRLSSRDRSLTPRASPAKDNLSDTSDTMKDVAEGANCDDCPSYVDKEVFSALPDEMQQELKAMWKNPSSSEVPRSSPRNVNKAKPNTLLKYFVPHK; from the exons ATGGACGACAG GAACATGGAAACGAGCAGCTCTACTTTTACTGAAGTCTCAAGCGACCATTCCAagagtattatacatatagatgTCGATTGTTTTTACGCTCAAGTAGAGATGGTGCGGAAACCAGAATTGCGATCCCTTCCACTAGGAATTCAACAGAAAAACATCGTAGTGACCAGCAATTATGAAGCTAGGAAGTTCGGTATACGAAAATGCATGCTCGTTTCAGACGCGTTGAAAGTATGTCCAAACTTAAAGTTAGTCAGTGGTGAGGACTTGCACGACTACAGGGCCgcctcgaataaaatatttactttacttcaGAGTTGGAAATGTCCAGTTGAAAAACTAGGCATGGACGAAAATTTTATTGACGTCACAAATTTAGTAcaggaaaaattaaaaactttaaatgtaaCAAGCATCACACTATCTGGTCATGTTTTCTCTGAGTCAAGCTCAGAGTGTCTCTGTGGCTGCCATAGGAGATTAAAAGTAGCATCACAAATAGCCAATGAAATgagacataaaatatatgatgagttagGTTTTACAACTTGTGCTGGAATAGCTCACAACAAACTTTTGGCTAAACTAGTTTGTCCATTCAAAAAGCCAAATGACCAAACAACTGTATTTCCTGAACATGGGGCCACTTTTATGACTACATTTCAAAGTGTTCGTTCAATACCAAGTATTGGTTCAAAGACTGCCGAAGCTCTCATTtctcaaaaaataattacagtaagTGACCTACAAGAAGTATCTTTAGATGTTCTGAAGAAGCATTTCAGTGGTGACATGGCAGTTAGATTGAAAAGTTTAAGCGCAGGCGAAGATAATACTCCAGTGAAGCAATCAGGTAGACCACAGAGTATAGGTTTAGAAGATAGCTTTAAGACTGTCAGTGTAAAAAGTGAAGTTGAAGAGAAATTTGGGGCATTGTTACAGAGATTGCTAATATTAGTAAGGGAAGATGGACGCATTCCAGTTTCACTTAGAGTAACATTACGAAAGAAAGATGTAAAAAGGTTGAGTAGTCACAGAGAGTCCAGACAATGTCAAGTGTCTCCCTCGATCTTTACAATAAACAGTGGGACATTGACAGTAACTGAAGCCGGCCAACAAAAACTGATGAGCATGATAATGAGACTATTCAATAAGCTCATTGACTTATCTAAACCATTCCATTTAACTTTAGTAGGACTGGCGTTTACAAAATTCCAAGAGCGTATGACTGGTAGAAGTTCAATTGTCAACTATTTAATGAATGACATATCTGTCCAGTCAGTTCTCAATATACAGAATGATTGTGACACATCAGCCTCCTCAATGGATTACTCCGCTGCATCACCTAGTAGTAGTACAACAACTGATCTTTCAGATGGTGAAGTGGAACCGTCACCTAAAAAGCCCAAAAAAGTCAATTGGATAGCAAAGAGAAGGTGTTTGTCAAAAGAAGAGGTTGCATCCCCCAGTAAGTTGAAAGTTGGTGAGCTCAGGCTTAATTCAAAGGAGCTGGAAAAAGTATCAGAACTCCGGTTAAGTTCTAGGGACAGGTCTCTCACACCTCGAGCAAGCCCAGCAAAAGATAATCTCTCAGACACCTCAGATACTATGAAAGATGTGGCAGAAGGAGCTAATTGTGATGACTGTCCAAGTTATGTTGATAAAGAAGTATTTAGTGCTCTTCCTGATGAAATGCAACAGGAACTAAAAGCCATGTGGAAAAATCCCTCGAGCTCAGAGGTGCCCAGAAGTAGCCctagaaatgtaaataaagcaAAGCCTAACACactcttgaaatattttgttccaCACAAATAG